A single region of the Nicotiana sylvestris chromosome 6, ASM39365v2, whole genome shotgun sequence genome encodes:
- the LOC138871601 gene encoding uncharacterized protein — translation MVGEKVLLKVSPMKGITRFRKKGKLSPRFIGPFEVLRRVGKVAYELALPPSLSTVHPIFHVFMLQRYHADLSHMLDFSTIQLYESLGYQEELVAIVDRQDHRLRSKRISTIKVQ, via the coding sequence atggtcggtgagaaggttctcttgaaagtctcgccaatgaaaggTATTACGAGAttcagaaagaagggcaagttgagccccaggtttataggtccatttgaggtgttgaggcgagttgggaaggttgcttatgagcttgctttaccccctAGCTTATCGACAGTTCATCCAATTTTTCACGTGTTTATGCTTCAGAGGTACCATGCTGACCTGTCGCatatgttagacttcagcactattcAGCTATATGAGAGCTTGGGGTATCAGGAGGAGCTAGTTGCTATAGTTGATAGACAGGATCATCgattgagatccaagaggatttctacgATAAAGGTTCAGTAG